The stretch of DNA tgatgctgctctaacagggatcGTTGTATccacctgaaacttgatatgtgagaccccagacccgtcctgaacatgtctgtaaaacaTGACCTCCCCTCTATTTGCTGCGCAGTCATCAGTGCAGTGCCAGGTACCGGGTTAATCAGTGACACCAGCTTAGTCTCTGCATCCTCATTAGTGCTTCAATCAGGGTTAATGAGGTTTTACTAACACCAGATTGAAGTATTGTTACATGCTCTCTGTAATGAACACACATAACTTTACTGCtctatttaacacacacacacacacccacaaactcacgcgcgcacacacacacacactggtttctgtGACTGCATTGGTTTACATTAATTTCTTACTTCATTcctatggttaaggttagacttactctaaccacaatcataattactactggcttAATCCTAACCCCTAAAAagatgtcttcaccttaaaatgtagtaattgatGTTACGGgggcttgatttttgtccccataaggaaaaCATGTCCCCAtactgtgactgtgtaaacagatttgggtccccacaacataaggaatacctgctacacacacacacacactcacacacacaccatgtgaaCCTGTGAATAAACATGTCAGAAGTTCAGGATATTCTGCTATAATCTCTTCCATGTGCTAATCTTAGGTAAGGTTAAACATCTACCTATATTGCAAAAGTACTACAAGGTTACTCATGCAGTGAGTAATGTGGTTCTGGGACTATAAGCTGAATCCTTGCGTGTCCtttatcaaaacaaaataaccacGTGGACCATGCATACATTTGTTTTGCAGCTCTAAACAGGCAGCCAcattctctgttttattttttgtttttttttgttttttttttaattataggCATGCTACAAGCATAACTGTAGGGGTGGCAAAATGTATTGGATGGATTAGCTTAAAATCTGTAACTTGTGTAATTacattaaatgtaataatattgtCAAGGTGTACTAACTTTACTATGAACAGTGCCCTGggttaatgtactgtatgttgtgatttggcgccaTACAAATAAAGCTTGTGTGTAAACATTTGATCCAAATAGAAACGTGTATCGCACTTGCCACACATTCACATGACATATCCTCAATGCCATGACACATAATACGAGCAATATACGTAATTCTACGCCTGTTATAAACAAAATGTGGTGGAATGGGATGGAAAAGTTCCTAACATTCTTGGCAGGCTTCTGCCGGATTCCAGCGGCGCACGGATGATGGGACAACCTCTGTCTGCAGACATAACAACATAAGCAACACACCCTTCTGTGCCGCTTCCCCACCCATATCACACGCAGGCTCCTCTGAGTTACAGTGGACCAAAATAGTAacctttttaattaaacaacaCGCGCGTAATTAGACAACCTGTTGTACAATGCAAAGCATACACTTAGCACAACGTACAACAACAGATTCGGTGTGTTTTTCATCTATAAGCGGATGATACTAATTATCAATCACAACAATGAGACGcactgtgtgtgttactgttgtcACTGTCGTGCCATGCCGGTGTAAATTGCAGCGGGCTGCAGCGAAATTCACGTTATCAAGGTCGCCAcgtgaaaaatgtgtgattcaCTGTTAACAATATTCTCCaagttctctggtttcctcccacagtccaaaaaattTGATTGGAAGTGTCTCTACgtttgaccctgtgatggaccggcaAACTCTGTGAAAAGCCTGTTTGACAGTTAAGACTTAGAATGAGGTCTAGTTTAGTGTCTGAGTTGGAAATGAAACAGTCGTGATAAAGTTGTAAGGACCGGGGCATAGATTATGCCaatgtgtgtcctgtgtgtcaCAATGGACTTGAGGTGTAATTATGGCCTTATTCATGACCACAGAGGAAGCAATAACAATTAAAGAAGCAGGGAcgaatgtctctgtgtgtttgaatgtggaTGAGGAACAGGGCAGAATACATTACACTGCTTTAACAGCAGAAGTGTCGTCATGTTGGAGAACATGGGTGCAAAATGTGTTGCCTGGGGCAGATTAATCactgcgcacgcacacacgcacacacacccttttTTCTTTGAGAGGCAGGCGTTGGTCTATAAAAGCTACACCCAGTAGAGGTAGAGGGCAAAGCACaaagtcacactcacactcacactcagacACGGACATACACAAACAGATCAGCGCAGGACTGTCAGAAATAAAACACTTCCTGGGATATGAACGCTCTCGTCCTTACCTGTCTCCTGTGCTCTGGTGAGTCTGGACTTGTACtaatattctgtgtgtgtgtgtgtgtgtgtgtgtgcaatcagTGAAAAGGAACAAAGTTAAATGTAAAGTGATATGAGGATGGGGCTGCAAGGAAGACATGGCTCCGCAAGTGAGGACATGTCAGGCGGGAAAGAGCTAAGGACTTGTTTCAGTGCAGCGTAATTCATTTCCACTGTACTGTACAATAACACCAGAGGTCAAAATAGTTCTAATGCCTCACAAATGTCAGTATTCACTATTGTTCTCGTCCTGTGTGATGATGCTTTTACAGGTTGTCTTGTTCTGAATGTGGACTGGTTGTACTGGTTTTATTGTTAATACATGTATCCAATTTTGAAGCTCAAATTGCTGTCCATAATTGATGAGTCACATATAATGGGTTATGACGTTTGAATGTTAACAGCCAAAATAAGTAACTAAGCAACCATCGGCACCTGGTACAAGAAGAATGAATGTAATAAATTGCAATATCTGTGGCCTGAAGTGAAACTCCATACCTCCTTCTAAACCGCTCCTTACTTTTATATATAGTCTTTCTTTGATCTGATTTCACTCATTAATCCGATTCCGTGTCCTATTGGTTTACAGTTGTCTGCAGTGCTGTCGGTGTTCAGGGATCTGAGACCACATACTCCAGTGAATTAGCCAGAGTGACGGGGGGTCCGGCCTCTGGGGAGGGCCTCCACAGTTTGCGAAGCGACGATGATGAGCTGGAGATAGATGAAGAATTGTCAGGAGGGGACAGTGAAAATTTCAGCAATTATGGTAAGACATTTGAACCAAAATGCTGAATAACCTCAAGCTAAGATACTCAAAACATTCAATTTGAGATTAGTATAGAGCCGATGAAATAAACTGTGGTTTTTATTCACATAAACCTTTATGAACCTATAAAAACCATCATAAACTTAAGTCGCAGTTTCACTTGCCATTTACAGAGCTACGTCCCAGTaaagatgagaagaagaaaaagaggagcaAAGACAAGAGGAGGAACAGGCACAGGAGCAAAACTACTTCTCTCAACCCCGAACACACCGTCTTAACAAGTGGACACACGCCGACTTTCGGCTCCACGCAGGATCCCTGCACCTCCACCCACCTGGACTTCTGTATTCATGGCTACTGCAAACACATAGAGGGTCTGCTGGAGCccgtgtgcatgtgagtgtagCATCAGTTTATTTTGGATGATTCAATGTGGGTGAAtgtgggtttttaaaaaaaaacaaaaaaaaacttaagatTGTTCTGATAAATCCAAAAAACCCAGCTACATTTGAATATGTAATGAGTGATTATAAGAGAtactgttttctgtctttgattGACACATGAACTGcatttttatgcacattttgtgtGAGTAAACCTCCACATATCAGACGCCTGGTTCTCCATGGTGACGTTGCTCTCTTGCTCTGCAGATGTATGAAGGGTTATGATGGGGAGCGCTGTGGGATCCAAACTCTGgagacaattaaaaacaagtccACTCCGAGCACTGACACTGAGTTGGTGCAGATGGTCTTGGTCATCATTGCCGTGGTCCTGTCAGTCATCAGCTGCACCGCCATCCTGCTCATGACTTGTGCACAGTGagtaccctaaccctaaccctcatctTAAAATGGAATGTAACAGAGAGGAACGCAAACAGGCAATGAACCAACTCTCATAGACGTTGTTTCgcctgtatttgttttttgttggctCAGTTGGTACATGGGTTGCTCACCACCTACACAACACTTTACCATACTGATTATGAGCTTGCTCTCTTTTGCTTCATTGTCACCTTTTTAAATGAGATAAGAGCTGATGTGAAGCATGTGGAGCTAAAGTCATTTCTTTTGGATTGTTTGATCAACTTAGTGAGCACACATGTGGGCAAATACCCACGCAGAAACACCTTCTGGCACCCAGACATACTGACACATCAAAGGGCACataacacacccaaacacaccTGGAACTATTGCTCACTACCTTCAAAGGTCTCAACATTCCCTAGAAAATTGAAATCCCACTAAGGATGTGTGATTTGGGTCACCTCCCTCTGTGAAGATCATTTCATATCCAAGTATCATTACTCCATATTGGTTACTCATGTGTATTATAGACCACGTAAATCTGCCATGTCATTGCAGATGTTTGTTATTAACTGAAGCTGTTACTAGCTTTGTAATTTGGGCTTGTTTTTGCAAAACTACAAcaggaaaaaatacaaaaacctaaatgaaatataaaatggTCATTCCACAATACATTATGTTGTACCGATAAGTTTCACTATTAATGTTATCGCTGACGCATCGTGATTTATCACTGGAAAATGCGTCACGTACAGAAAACAAGGTTTGATCATACTCTTCTAGTGCCACATCACTGAAGTTACTGGAATGTGGGACAAAGTCAATAGTCCAAGAGACTGCAAGTACATACGTCAGCAGTAGTGCAATTAAAATTCAGTCCGAGCCATAAATACTGAGGTAGTGAGAAAGTACGAGAGcgaaactacaacaacaacaacttcgTCAGAAATGATTGCACAACAAACACTTAaatctgtatatactgtatgttctctTGCTGTTTATCAACTTGACTATGGTCATCAGATAAtctcaaaatgtgttgttttttgttttttttttagttacagGTCACATAAGAACTACCTGGCATCCTACCTGGGAACTGGAGCGGAGCAGGAGAAGCTACAGAAACCTGCTGCTGATGTCGTTGTGTGAGGCTGTCGAGTCACGATCAGGTACATATGTCAGGACTTTAAACTTTTGATTGACTTCATAAAGAAACATAATCAACACTtatgtgtacaactacagtgcaGGGGCAGGCGAGGGCAACATGCATTTATGCTGTTTTAGCTAAAATAGAGTCAGGAAGTTTTTGGGTTTCTGGTATggatagtatatatatatatatatataattatggatgaatgtcttattatttcTGT from Solea solea chromosome 8, fSolSol10.1, whole genome shotgun sequence encodes:
- the areg gene encoding proheparin-binding EGF-like growth factor, with translation MNALVLTCLLCSVVCSAVGVQGSETTYSSELARVTGGPASGEGLHSLRSDDDELEIDEELSGGDSENFSNYELRPSKDEKKKKRSKDKRRNRHRSKTTSLNPEHTVLTSGHTPTFGSTQDPCTSTHLDFCIHGYCKHIEGLLEPVCICMKGYDGERCGIQTLETIKNKSTPSTDTELVQMVLVIIAVVLSVISCTAILLMTCAHYRSHKNYLASYLGTGAEQEKLQKPAADVVV